From a region of the Stenotrophomonas sp. BIO128-Bstrain genome:
- a CDS encoding DUF2285 domain-containing protein, whose product MTDRSAEHWYPTAAYLYVLHLDGPALAWEYLRRNPGYRRDWLRRRRRPDAAQAWGLRLLEDPALDARDAHPAWFPDHDAVVQLYPDADPPPEAHAFEFWRVPGRKQLIHDGKRLVLVSYWPGCCLRLALGPGLEDGMAYLYATRACATPCARYRTLAAELDALAAATVAAPMAAARPRPTSAAVLELHTLQALDATLAGASLREVAEGLFGADAVAADWHKDSALRARVRRLVRRGEALMRGGYRSLAQLPPVASQ is encoded by the coding sequence ATGACTGATCGCAGCGCCGAACATTGGTATCCGACAGCGGCCTATCTCTACGTTCTGCACCTCGACGGCCCTGCGCTGGCCTGGGAATACCTGCGCAGGAATCCCGGCTACCGCCGCGACTGGCTGCGCCGTCGCCGCCGACCGGACGCAGCGCAGGCATGGGGTCTGCGCCTGCTGGAAGATCCAGCCTTGGATGCGCGCGACGCGCATCCGGCCTGGTTTCCCGATCACGATGCCGTTGTGCAGCTTTACCCGGATGCCGACCCACCGCCCGAAGCCCATGCCTTCGAGTTCTGGCGCGTGCCTGGCCGCAAGCAACTGATCCACGACGGCAAGCGCCTGGTGCTAGTGTCGTACTGGCCCGGCTGCTGCCTGCGGCTCGCGCTCGGGCCTGGCCTGGAAGACGGCATGGCCTACCTCTACGCCACCCGCGCCTGCGCCACGCCCTGCGCGCGCTATCGCACGCTCGCGGCCGAGCTGGACGCCCTGGCCGCCGCCACGGTTGCCGCGCCTATGGCGGCGGCCCGTCCCCGGCCTACGTCGGCCGCGGTGCTGGAGCTGCACACCTTGCAGGCGCTCGACGCGACCCTGGCGGGCGCGTCCTTGCGCGAAGTGGCCGAAGGGCTGTTCGGTGCCGATGCCGTCGCCGCCGACTGGCACAAGGACAGCGCCTTGCGTGCCCGCGTGCGGCGGCTGGTGCGCCGTGGCGAGGCGCTGATGCGCGGCGGCTATCGCAGCCTGGCGCAGCTTCCGCCAGTTGCATCGCAGTAA
- a CDS encoding ClbS/DfsB family four-helix bundle protein — MAVPQNKQELLDAIRTTYQKLMVDLTSVPTEHAREATLEGHAQGTQMSVSDLVAYLIGWNLLVLKWCDGKAKGLPVDFPETGYKWNELGKLAQKFYADHAGVAYADLLRLFADVHARIVALVEQENDASLYGVPWYEKYTQGRMIQFNTSSPYANARVRVRKWKKANAIA; from the coding sequence ATGGCGGTGCCACAGAACAAACAGGAATTGCTGGATGCTATTCGTACCACCTATCAGAAATTGATGGTGGATCTCACCAGCGTGCCAACCGAGCATGCTCGTGAAGCGACGCTAGAGGGGCATGCGCAAGGCACACAGATGAGCGTGTCCGATCTGGTGGCTTATTTGATCGGATGGAATCTGTTGGTGCTGAAATGGTGCGATGGCAAAGCAAAAGGGCTACCAGTCGATTTCCCTGAAACCGGCTACAAGTGGAACGAGCTGGGCAAGCTGGCGCAGAAGTTTTATGCCGACCATGCTGGTGTGGCCTATGCTGATTTGCTGCGGCTGTTCGCTGATGTGCATGCCCGCATCGTGGCACTGGTCGAACAGGAAAACGATGCCTCGCTGTATGGTGTGCCCTGGTATGAAAAGTACACCCAAGGTCGGATGATCCAGTTCAATACGTCATCACCCTATGCCAATGCGCGGGTGCGGGTGCGCAAGTGGAAGAAGGCCAACGCCATCGCCTGA
- a CDS encoding DUF2840 domain-containing protein: MTASALPAANAAPAAPLPALSALAGQAGNVPLTRVSLAYLEHRFKLYLRFGEPARTLRLDDWRRCAVFLPGAMLCRIRWQANDYGTIRWQLMVMQACTPLDAAQRIPGVQPGARLLLHTEGDANVRAVLERIDAIEALGIAAIDVSPAYWRTLGNRLAARLALPEYTAERHTAWLAGKVLP, translated from the coding sequence ATGACCGCATCCGCTTTGCCTGCCGCGAACGCGGCACCGGCTGCGCCGTTGCCTGCGCTTTCGGCACTCGCCGGACAGGCCGGCAACGTGCCGTTGACGCGCGTTTCGCTGGCCTACCTCGAACACCGCTTCAAGCTCTACCTGCGCTTCGGCGAACCTGCGCGCACGCTGCGCCTGGACGACTGGCGGCGCTGCGCGGTGTTCCTGCCGGGCGCGATGCTCTGCCGCATCCGCTGGCAGGCCAACGATTACGGCACGATCCGCTGGCAGCTCATGGTGATGCAGGCTTGCACACCGCTGGACGCAGCGCAGCGCATTCCCGGTGTGCAGCCGGGCGCGCGCCTGCTGCTGCACACCGAAGGCGATGCCAACGTGCGCGCCGTGCTGGAACGCATCGACGCCATTGAGGCGCTGGGCATCGCCGCCATCGACGTGTCGCCCGCGTACTGGCGCACGCTGGGCAACCGTCTTGCGGCTCGCCTTGCGCTGCCCGAATACACCGCCGAGCGGCATACCGCCTGGCTGGCCGGGAAGGTGCTGCCATGA
- a CDS encoding DUF2958 domain-containing protein: protein MTLPLVTADERARLLAHGAALATGQRLDPLPVVRLFTPDAHVTWLLVSLDPADGDTAYGLIDLGIGMPALGTVKLSDLAGIVGPRKLPVRWDRYFQALRPLSEYVRLAQENGAITD from the coding sequence ATGACCCTGCCGCTTGTCACCGCTGATGAACGCGCCCGGCTGCTGGCCCACGGCGCGGCGCTCGCCACTGGGCAGCGGCTCGACCCGCTGCCCGTGGTGCGCCTGTTCACCCCGGACGCGCATGTGACCTGGCTGCTGGTATCGCTCGATCCTGCGGATGGCGACACGGCCTATGGCCTGATCGACCTCGGTATCGGGATGCCTGCGCTCGGGACGGTCAAGCTGTCCGACCTGGCGGGCATCGTCGGGCCGCGCAAGCTGCCGGTGCGATGGGATCGTTATTTCCAGGCGCTGCGCCCGCTGTCGGAGTACGTCCGGCTGGCGCAGGAGAACGGCGCGATCACGGACTGA
- a CDS encoding S26 family signal peptidase produces the protein MTAPITTANAPAVAPRPRSRLRARIVVATLAAIGFAALAWAAFVSPLPRLTYNPSDSVAVGWYRIDPRTASLPRRLSVDSIVLVPLPATAAALAAQRGYLPTRVPLLKRVGAVAPQHVCIVAGQVRIDGVPSAAVLPADRLGRALPSLQLCRRLEPGELFLLSVTNPASFDSRYFGPVSASAVIGVAHPVWLETSP, from the coding sequence ATGACGGCCCCGATCACCACGGCCAACGCGCCCGCCGTTGCGCCGCGTCCTCGCTCGCGCCTGCGCGCTCGCATCGTCGTGGCGACACTGGCCGCCATCGGCTTCGCTGCGCTGGCCTGGGCGGCTTTCGTGTCGCCGCTGCCGCGTCTGACCTACAACCCGTCCGACAGCGTGGCGGTCGGCTGGTATCGCATCGACCCGCGCACCGCCTCGCTGCCACGTCGGTTGTCCGTGGACAGCATCGTGCTGGTGCCGCTTCCGGCTACGGCCGCCGCGCTCGCTGCGCAGCGCGGCTACCTGCCGACCCGCGTGCCGCTGCTCAAGCGTGTGGGCGCGGTCGCGCCGCAACACGTCTGCATCGTCGCCGGTCAGGTACGCATCGACGGCGTGCCTTCGGCCGCCGTGCTGCCAGCCGACCGGCTGGGCCGGGCGCTGCCATCCTTGCAGCTTTGCCGCCGTCTCGAACCGGGCGAACTGTTCCTGTTGAGCGTGACCAATCCGGCATCGTTCGACAGCCGCTACTTCGGCCCGGTCAGCGCATCTGCCGTGATCGGCGTCGCGCATCCAGTGTGGCTGGAGACAAGCCCATGA
- a CDS encoding replication initiator protein A — MSSPSLPHWQRPAQQREQLDLFRALPGDGMAPRDSQDLMAFPFFSLAKSRRTAPIDFRAGGITIRVEGTQEHGIATIWDADILIWAASQIVEARDAGIPTSRLMQVRPYEILRFIGRGTSLRDYQRLKAALDRLQSTTVATSIRETTGRRLHRFSWINEWKELADASGTPLGIELILPDWFYAGVVDAALVLTIDPTYFRLTGGIERWLYRLVRKHGGRQEHGWQFDFQHLYRKSGSVARFYDFAADLRVLVARQSLPGYVLSIERMPGEKTELLTFRPVPPTARG, encoded by the coding sequence ATGTCCAGTCCATCGCTGCCGCATTGGCAGCGACCAGCACAGCAGCGGGAACAGCTCGACCTGTTCCGCGCGCTGCCGGGCGACGGCATGGCACCGCGCGACAGCCAGGACTTGATGGCCTTTCCGTTCTTCTCGCTGGCGAAGTCGCGGCGCACGGCGCCGATCGACTTCCGCGCCGGCGGCATCACCATCCGCGTGGAAGGCACGCAGGAACACGGCATCGCCACGATCTGGGATGCCGACATCCTGATCTGGGCCGCCAGCCAGATCGTGGAAGCCCGCGACGCGGGCATCCCGACCTCGCGGCTGATGCAGGTGCGACCTTACGAGATCCTGCGCTTCATCGGGCGCGGTACGTCGCTGCGCGACTACCAGCGCCTCAAGGCGGCCCTGGATCGCCTGCAATCGACCACGGTGGCCACGTCCATCCGAGAGACAACAGGCCGGCGCCTGCATCGCTTCTCGTGGATCAACGAGTGGAAGGAGCTGGCCGATGCCAGCGGCACGCCGCTGGGCATCGAGCTGATCCTGCCGGACTGGTTCTATGCGGGCGTGGTGGATGCCGCCCTGGTGCTGACCATCGACCCGACGTACTTCCGGCTCACGGGCGGCATCGAGCGCTGGCTGTACCGGCTGGTGCGCAAGCATGGCGGCCGGCAGGAGCATGGCTGGCAATTCGATTTCCAGCACCTGTACCGCAAGTCGGGCAGCGTGGCGCGCTTCTACGACTTCGCCGCCGACCTGCGCGTCCTGGTAGCACGGCAGTCGTTGCCCGGCTACGTCCTGAGCATCGAGCGCATGCCCGGCGAGAAAACCGAACTGCTGACCTTCCGGCCCGTGCCGCCCACGGCACGGGGATAA
- a CDS encoding helix-turn-helix domain-containing protein — translation MRPAPLRPAAAAVAAPAQPQRYLTNDEAADYLRLSPRTLEKQRVIGGGPKFRKFGRRVMYAVADLDAWADARRFDATSDPEYAERHAGDYRDRR, via the coding sequence ATGCGACCCGCTCCCTTGCGGCCTGCCGCCGCTGCTGTCGCTGCGCCCGCGCAGCCCCAACGCTATCTCACCAACGACGAAGCCGCCGACTACCTGCGCCTGTCGCCGCGTACGCTGGAAAAACAGCGCGTGATCGGCGGAGGCCCCAAGTTCCGCAAGTTCGGCCGCCGCGTCATGTATGCCGTGGCCGACCTCGATGCCTGGGCCGATGCGCGCAGATTCGATGCCACGTCCGACCCCGAGTACGCCGAGCGCCATGCGGGTGACTACCGTGATCGCCGCTGA
- a CDS encoding DUF736 domain-containing protein: MANIGTFTAEKDGFTGQLRTLTLNVKVKLVPNDKGENESAPDFRLQAAGHDFGAAWKKTSEAGRDYLSVAIDDPSFPATVYARLIEGENGTHELIWSRSKPKAA, from the coding sequence ATGGCTAACATCGGCACCTTCACCGCAGAGAAAGACGGCTTCACCGGCCAGCTCCGCACCCTGACCCTCAACGTCAAGGTCAAGCTCGTTCCCAACGACAAAGGCGAGAACGAAAGCGCCCCGGACTTCCGCCTGCAAGCGGCCGGCCACGACTTCGGCGCGGCGTGGAAGAAAACCAGCGAGGCCGGGCGGGATTACCTGTCGGTGGCCATCGACGATCCTTCGTTCCCGGCAACGGTCTATGCCCGCCTGATCGAAGGCGAGAACGGCACGCACGAGCTGATCTGGTCGCGCAGCAAGCCCAAGGCGGCCTGA
- a CDS encoding relaxase/mobilization nuclease and DUF3363 domain-containing protein: MTDRRDDDFRVRPSAPKNRGKGQGQSFVSKVLKQAGKASSGKSAVRRPGAVGTGQRPGSRLGRGHTAARFAGAELTPMSRRVTIKTLLVNHQRASPRSLAKHLRYIERDGAGRDGEQGRAYGPQADEADLDAFKERCADDRHHFRFIVSPEDGAELDDLRTYTRHLVNRMEADLGTRLDWVAVDHWNTDNPHTHLIVRGRDDTGKDLIIAGDYIAHGFRHRAAELATEWLGPRTELEIQQTLGREVQQERWTSLDRTLQREAGEDGRVQVERFNEPRLQRQRLLLIGRLQRLQRLGLADEMQPGTWAIHADAEKTLRALGERGDIIRTMQHAMSGQPRELAVFEPGDDGRTVIGRVAAKGLADELHDRGYLVIDGADGKAHYVALNARDELANYPTGAVVEVKGSADVRAADKNVAALASDGLYRADHHLAIEQGRAKPGRDPQEVVAAHVRRLEALRRAGIVERMAEGLWKVPDDLAERGRQYDAQRLGGVAVELKSHLPIERQARVIGATWLDQQLIGGGRGLGDLGFGGDAKQAMQQRADFLEEQGLAQRRGQRVILARNLLGTLRNRELAQAAKGIAADTGLEHRPVTDGHRVAGIYRRSVMLASGRYAMLDNGMGFSLVPWRPVIEQRLGHQIAATVRGGSVSWEIGRQREPSIS, encoded by the coding sequence ATGACCGACCGCCGCGACGACGATTTCCGGGTGCGCCCCAGCGCCCCGAAGAACCGGGGCAAGGGCCAGGGGCAGAGCTTCGTTTCCAAGGTGCTCAAGCAGGCCGGCAAGGCTAGCAGCGGTAAGTCGGCGGTGCGCCGTCCTGGGGCTGTTGGCACCGGCCAGCGCCCCGGTTCGCGCCTGGGGCGCGGCCATACGGCGGCGCGCTTCGCGGGCGCGGAGCTGACGCCCATGTCTCGGCGCGTGACCATCAAGACGCTGCTGGTCAATCACCAGCGGGCCAGCCCGCGATCGCTCGCCAAGCACCTGCGCTACATCGAGCGAGACGGCGCGGGCCGCGATGGCGAACAGGGCCGGGCCTACGGGCCACAGGCTGACGAAGCCGACCTGGATGCCTTCAAGGAACGCTGCGCCGATGACCGCCATCATTTCCGCTTCATCGTTTCGCCCGAGGACGGGGCAGAACTGGACGACCTGCGCACCTACACCCGGCATCTGGTGAACCGCATGGAAGCCGACCTGGGCACGCGGCTGGATTGGGTGGCGGTCGATCACTGGAACACCGACAACCCGCATACCCACCTGATCGTGCGCGGGCGCGACGACACCGGCAAAGACCTCATCATCGCGGGCGACTACATCGCCCACGGCTTTCGCCATCGTGCTGCCGAACTGGCGACCGAATGGCTGGGGCCGCGCACCGAACTGGAGATCCAGCAGACCTTGGGGCGCGAGGTGCAGCAAGAGCGATGGACGAGCCTCGACCGCACACTGCAACGCGAGGCCGGCGAGGATGGCCGGGTGCAGGTCGAACGCTTCAACGAACCCCGGCTGCAACGCCAGCGCCTACTGCTGATCGGCCGCCTGCAGCGCTTGCAGCGCCTGGGCCTGGCCGACGAAATGCAGCCCGGCACCTGGGCCATCCATGCGGATGCCGAGAAGACCTTGCGCGCCCTGGGCGAGCGTGGCGACATCATCCGCACCATGCAGCACGCCATGAGCGGCCAGCCGCGCGAGCTGGCGGTGTTCGAGCCGGGCGACGACGGCCGTACCGTCATCGGCCGAGTGGCTGCAAAGGGGCTGGCCGACGAGCTGCACGACCGCGGCTATCTGGTCATCGACGGCGCAGATGGCAAGGCCCACTACGTCGCATTGAACGCCCGCGACGAGCTGGCGAACTATCCCACCGGCGCGGTAGTGGAGGTGAAGGGTTCGGCCGACGTGCGCGCGGCCGACAAGAACGTCGCTGCGCTGGCGAGCGATGGCCTGTACCGCGCCGATCATCACTTGGCCATTGAACAGGGCCGGGCCAAGCCCGGTCGCGACCCGCAGGAGGTTGTCGCCGCCCACGTTCGGCGGCTGGAAGCCCTGCGCCGGGCGGGCATCGTGGAGCGCATGGCCGAAGGGCTATGGAAGGTGCCGGACGACCTGGCCGAGCGTGGCCGCCAGTACGACGCGCAGCGCCTGGGTGGCGTGGCCGTGGAACTGAAGTCGCACCTGCCCATCGAGCGGCAGGCCCGCGTCATCGGCGCGACCTGGCTTGACCAGCAGTTGATCGGCGGCGGCCGCGGGCTGGGCGACCTGGGCTTTGGTGGCGATGCGAAGCAGGCCATGCAGCAGCGCGCCGACTTCCTCGAAGAACAGGGGCTGGCGCAGCGGCGCGGGCAGCGCGTCATCCTCGCCCGCAACCTGCTGGGCACGCTGCGTAATCGAGAGCTGGCGCAGGCCGCCAAGGGCATTGCCGCCGATACCGGGCTGGAGCACCGCCCGGTGACGGACGGGCATCGCGTGGCCGGCATTTATCGGCGCTCGGTCATGCTCGCCAGCGGGCGCTACGCAATGCTGGACAACGGCATGGGATTCAGCCTCGTGCCGTGGCGGCCGGTGATCGAACAACGCCTGGGGCATCAGATCGCCGCGACGGTGCGCGGCGGCAGCGTATCTTGGGAAATTGGCCGGCAACGCGAGCCGAGCATTTCTTGA
- a CDS encoding chromosome partitioning protein ParB, with amino-acid sequence MTAQQPPNRKRTGKRVGIGARPPANPHAEAWIRQGDADALGKGDLYTARLTLDITPAMRARIKVSAFTQGMTVADLLRGLLEREFPEHRRENTP; translated from the coding sequence ATGACAGCGCAGCAGCCACCCAACCGCAAACGCACGGGCAAGCGCGTCGGCATCGGCGCACGTCCGCCCGCGAATCCGCACGCCGAGGCGTGGATTCGCCAGGGCGACGCCGATGCGCTGGGCAAAGGCGACCTCTACACCGCGCGCCTGACCCTCGACATTACGCCCGCCATGCGGGCGCGCATCAAGGTGTCGGCCTTCACGCAAGGCATGACCGTGGCCGACTTGTTGCGCGGCCTGCTGGAGCGGGAGTTTCCCGAGCACCGCAGGGAGAACACACCATGA
- the parA gene encoding ParA family partition ATPase has translation MILALLNQKGGVGKTTLATHIAGELALRGQHVVLLDADPQGSSLDWTQRRSQQGLPRLFSAVGLARETLHQEAPELARRADHVIIDGPPRIAALARSALLAAERVLIPVQPSPYDLWASSEMVSLIREAQVFRPALRAAFVINRRVSTTIIGREARQSLAEQPLPALRSEVHQRIVFADSVAAGRLARETAPDSAAAREITALVDELLRWPT, from the coding sequence GTGATCCTCGCTCTGCTCAACCAGAAAGGCGGCGTCGGCAAGACCACGCTCGCCACGCACATTGCGGGCGAACTGGCGCTGCGCGGCCAGCATGTCGTCCTGCTCGATGCCGACCCGCAGGGTTCATCGCTGGACTGGACGCAGCGCCGCAGCCAGCAGGGCTTGCCACGGCTGTTCAGCGCCGTGGGCCTTGCCCGCGAAACGCTGCATCAGGAAGCACCAGAACTCGCCAGGCGAGCCGATCACGTCATCATCGACGGCCCGCCGCGCATCGCCGCCCTGGCGCGCTCCGCGCTGCTGGCGGCCGAGCGCGTGCTGATCCCGGTGCAGCCCAGCCCCTACGACCTGTGGGCCAGCTCGGAAATGGTTTCGCTGATCCGCGAGGCGCAGGTGTTCCGGCCTGCGCTGCGTGCGGCCTTCGTCATCAACCGGCGCGTCAGCACCACCATCATCGGCCGCGAGGCGCGGCAATCGCTGGCCGAACAGCCGCTGCCCGCGCTGCGTTCGGAGGTGCATCAGCGCATCGTCTTCGCCGACAGCGTGGCCGCTGGCCGGCTCGCACGCGAGACAGCGCCCGACAGTGCCGCTGCCCGCGAAATCACCGCCCTGGTGGACGAACTGCTGCGGTGGCCGACATGA
- a CDS encoding helix-turn-helix transcriptional regulator, producing MTAKHSLATAIRTVRKARGLSQEAFSDVSSRTYMSTLERDLKSPTLHKLTELCEVMEVHPLTLLTLAYAGDDTHKADELLAQVRQEFEAVLKERGAP from the coding sequence GTGACAGCGAAACACTCATTGGCAACGGCAATACGGACAGTCAGGAAGGCGCGAGGCTTGAGCCAAGAAGCGTTCTCCGACGTGTCCAGCCGCACCTACATGAGTACGCTGGAGCGCGACTTGAAAAGCCCGACTCTGCATAAGCTGACCGAGCTGTGCGAGGTCATGGAAGTGCATCCGCTGACGCTGTTGACGCTGGCCTACGCCGGCGACGACACGCACAAGGCCGACGAGCTGCTGGCGCAGGTGCGACAGGAGTTCGAGGCCGTGCTGAAAGAGCGCGGCGCGCCCTAG